A single region of the Xenopus laevis strain J_2021 chromosome 4L, Xenopus_laevis_v10.1, whole genome shotgun sequence genome encodes:
- the ndufaf3.L gene encoding NADH dehydrogenase [ubiquinone] 1 alpha subcomplex assembly factor 3 produces the protein MALSAMLRLQSLRSLAPHCKLFASSLQAHTRQPCRSHRLAPTDDELYQRTTVTRIERDSSEIMFVESYSSQGFIINGDRVLGPCAVIPRAILQWNVGSCKDINVESLSLFHMLVPRIEILVVGTGDRVERLDPNILKFMRLKGIAVEVQDTANACATFNFLVSERRITAAALIPPQLVSKDPL, from the exons ATGGCTCTCTCCGCAATGCTCAGGCTTCAGTCTCTACGCTCCCTGGCCCCACACTGCAAGCTGTTTGCATCTTCTCTACAAGCGCACACACG GCAGCCATGTCGCTCTCACCGCCTCGCTCCAACAGACGACGAGCTCTACCAGAGAACCACTGTTACCCGCATAGAAAGAGACTCTTCAGAGATTATGTTTGTTGAGAGTTACAGCTCGCAGGGGTTCATCATTAACGGGGACCGAGTACTGGGTCCCTGTGCGGTCATTCCACGGGCCATCCTGCAATGGAAT GTTGGGTCTTGCAAAGATATCAACGTGGAAAGCCTGTCATTGTTTCACATGCTGGTTCCCAGGATAG AAATCCTAGTTGTGGGAACAGGCGACAGAGTGGAAAGACTGGATCCCAACATCCTGAAATTTATGAGACTGAAAGGGATTGCTGTTGAGGTGCAAGATACG GCCAACGCTTGTGCAACCTTTAACTTCTTAGTAAGTGAAAGACGAATAACAGCAGCTGCACTTATCCCTCCCCAGCTGGTTTCCAAGGATCCTTTGTAG